The Penicillium digitatum chromosome 6, complete sequence genome has a window encoding:
- a CDS encoding reverse transcriptase, with translation MDDDIRIIKQRTYPTQQLYKVLWLGIPYGYRIFRSLSPWVTSGRRLTTPLAPMQGTQQDVPQGPSSNITLSRAELHEILDDALTRARTREVDNVRAIVDEVITARRDDIRGPPGRDGQDAPHSTAHWKTDDVGYFTPDPTSDVHVRTLRGTMYYTNVYAFINLLKALIPLKSEEVVRANLPSCLREAAARWYSAELSDEERQDLSVRSLELGWFATLERRFKPRATEAIVKVMAPSSVYSWRDVRAGRSVTEWAQNMLRDAQAAEITGTTTVLRLVWTRLEPALQRDIREPSPATTISQFMADLDLRYGQCPNQFVIKLMWNSIPNVQRQSQQRFPRNAYQPPSNVPQTQAQRTSYVPPQQQQPQGAYQPRQQQPQGQTNQAGQLVLSDKPWNQAGYSNTGYVARQPRARPAAAYQAEPQEVAPPDESLPAFYDGQHFYDPHTDAYYVDEEYNSYAEYPEEDPQAYWQAPPFQDNEDNEDDHDQPCYSVTEDLTPTTTYPKPDCTNGPVDLVHVATISRGQNKVACRSIMNNNPTAYALIYQTKAKKDLAYARLQDLDGFRERICDTANDFPCTAFPDNRPYDHTWQTVPEPSFDGQAFTYGRPFPNQDPPAQHAAKLKLIPWEDIYEILDSFGNPTARQRRRARREKEREENITQIDGAPDLVGPVISLLLAVEALWQYVGTSTNLTRITSLDHAGLIDFRARFVEGDPRVVRAMREGLGTSLNAVRDAIAFAEGLMLVDRCFETMKDETIEAEVGAIATLVRPPPQTPLSPHDQLAMDF, from the exons atggatgatgacatacgtattattaagcagcgtacttatcctacgcaacaactctata AGGTCCTCTGGTTAGGCATACCATACGGTTACCGAATTTTCCGGTCGCTAAGCCCCTGGGTTACCAGCGGTAGAAGG CTCACTACCCCACTAGCCCCAATGCAGGGCACACAGCAGGACGTCCCGCAGGGACCTTCGTCCAATATCACCCTGTCGAGGGCTGAACTGCATGAAATCCTTGATGACGCGCTTACTCGAGCTCGTACACGCGAGGTCGACAACGTTCGAGCAATAGTTGACGAAGTCATCACGGCGCGTCGTGACGATATCCGCGGGCCACCGGGTCGAGACGGACAGGATGCACCACATAGCACCGCGCACTGGAAGACGGACGACGTAGGTTACTTCACACCTGACCCTACGTCAGACGTACATGTACGCACTCTTCGGGGAACCATGTACTACACGAATGTTTATGCCTTCATCAACCTGCTAaaggcattgatcccgttgaAATCTGAGGAAGTGGTCCGAGCGAACCTACCATCGTGCCTGCGGGAGGCAGCAGCTCGATGGTACAGCGCGGAGCTGTCAGACGAAGAGAGGCAGGATTTAAGTGTCCGCTCTCTGGAGTTGGGCTGGTTCGCCACCCTTGAAAGACGGTTCAAGCCGCGCGCCACAGAGGCGATCGTCAAAGTGATGGCACCGTCATCAGTCTACTCCTGGCGGGACGTACGCGCAGGGCGCAGTGTTACAGAATGGGCCCAAAACATGTTACGAGACGCCCAAGCAGCCGAGATAACAGGTACTACAACAGTGCTCCGCCTAGTGTGGACGCGTCTTGAACCAGCACTTCAGCGTGACATACGGGAACCCAGCCCAGCTACCACGATCTCGCAGTTCATGGCAGACTTAGATTTGCGTTATGGACAGTG CCCCAATCAGTTCGTTATCAAG CTTATGTGGAATTCGATTCCTAACGTACAACGTCAATCACAGCAGCGGTTCCCTAGGAACGCTTACCAGCCACCGTCAAATGTTCCTCAAACCCAGGCTCAGCGTACGTCTTACGTAccgcctcagcagcaacaaccaCAAGGAGCCTACCAGCCGCGTCAGCAGCAGCCTCAGGGCCAGACCAACCAAGCCGGCCAGCTCGTGCTCTCTGACAAGCCGTGGAATCAAGCCGGTTACTCCAACACAGGCTACGTAGCGCGGCAGCCACGCGCTCGGCCAGCCGCAGCATACCAAGCGGAGCCACAAGAAGTTGCTCCTCCCGACGAGAGCTTGCCAGCGTTTTACGACGGCCAGCACTTCTATGACCCCCACACTGACGCGTATTACGTAGATGAGGAATACAACAGCTATGCGGAGTACCCTGAGGAGGATCCTCAAGCGTACTGGCAGGCCCCTCCTTTTCAGGACAACGAGGACAACGAGGACGACCATGACCAACCATGTTACTCCGTGACAGAGGATCTCACACCTACCACTACCTACCCAAAGCCCGACTGTACAAACGGGCCGGTTGACCTAGTCCATGTTGCCACTATCAGCCGCGGCCAAAATAAGGTGGCGTGCCGATCTATCATGAACAACAATCCGACGGCGTACGCCTTAATCTACCAGACTAAGGCAAAGAAAGACCTAGCATACGCCCGTCTGCAGGACCTCGACGGCTTCCGCGAACGTATCTGTGACACAGCTAACGACTTCCCCTGTACTGCCTTCCCCGATAACAGACCATACGACCATACCTGGCAAACTGTTCCGGAGCCAAGCTTCGACGGTCAGGCTTTCACCTACGGAAGACCATTCCCAAACCAAGACCCCCCAGCACAGCACGCAGCCAAGCTCAAGCTTATCCCATGGGAAGACATTTACGAGATCCTCGACTCATTCGGCAACCCTACTGCTCGTCAACGACGACGCGCCCGCCGCgaaaaggagagagaggagaatATTAC CCAAATCGATGGCGCCCCCGACCTCGTCGGCCCAGTCATATCTCTGCTGCTAGCTGTCGAGGCACTATGGCAATACGTTGGTACTAGTACAAATCTTACGCGGATTACTTCCCTTGACCACGCTGGACTGATCGATTTCCGCGCCCGCTTCGTTGAAGGGGACCCGCGCGTGGTACGCGCGATGCGGGAAGGGCTCGGAACTTCCCTTAACGCCGTTCGTGATGCCATTGCTTTTGCTGAGGGCCTCATGCTTGTCGACCGATGCTTTGAAACTATGAAGGATGAGACAATTGAGGCGGAAGTGGGGGCAATTGCTACCTTGGTCCGGCCGCCACCACAGACGCCCCTTTCCCCGCACGACCAGCTTGCAATGGACTTTTAG
- a CDS encoding Proteasome regulatory particle subunit (RpnE), putative — MSGGLLKPEKDYTKDADKLIPEAEDLAKTDVQGAVDKLLGLEKQSRQASDLATTSRLLIAIVTISKNSGDWNLLNDQVLLLSKKHAQLKQATTKMVQTVMKFLDETPSLEVKMSVIETLRTVTEGKIFVEVERARVTRILSNIKKTQGDLTSAADILCELQVETFGSMTRREKTEFILEQVSLCIERGDWTQAQILSRKINKRYFSRKPKKSVEQIETLKKEAEEREKTRGPDEPPMEVDDDVTDLKLRYFEQQITLANHDYKYLEVCKNYREVLDTEAVENNPEHLRASLARIVYYVVLSPYDNEQSDLLHRIKQDSRLSQVPEESRLLKLFTIPELMRWPMVAEQFGPHLCNTDVFDAEVKQSIDNQANQRWKDLRKRVIEHNVRVVAKYYTRIQMGRLTQLLDLTEEETEKFISDLVTSKTIYAKIDRPARLVNFAKPRDADDVLNEWSSDMKNLLGLLERIDHLITKEEMMARIQPTRSDMGKAH, encoded by the exons ATGTCCGGCGGCCTGCTGAAGCCCGAGAAGGACTACACTAAGGATGCCGACAAGCTCATCCCAGAGGCTGAAGATCTCGCAAAG ACCGATGTCCAGGGAGCAGTCGATAAGCTGTTGGGTTTGGAGAAGCAATCCAGACAG GCATCCGATCTTGCCACCACATCCCGACTCCTGATTGCCATTGTCACCATCAGCAAGAACTCCGGCGATTGGAACCTTCTGAATGACCAAGTGCTGCTCCTATCTAAGAAACATGCCCAACTCAAGCAGGCCACAACGAAGATGGTGCAGACGGTGATGAAATTCCTGGATGAGACACCCAGCCTGGAGGTGAAGATGTCTGTTATCGAAACTCTGCGCACAGTGACTGAGGGGAAG ATCTTTGTTGAAGTAGAGCGAGCCCGTGTTACCCGCATACTTTCGAATATCAAGAAGACCCAAGGTGATCTCACTTCGGCAGCAGACATCCTGTGTGAGTTGCAGGTGGAGACATTTGGGTCAATGACGAGACGGGAAAAGACAGAGTTCATTCTGGAGCAGGTCTCTTTGTGCATTGAGCGCGGAGACTGGACCCAGGCTCAGATTCTTAGCCGCAAGATCAACAAGCGGTACTTCAGCCGCAAGCCGAAGAAGTCCGTTGAGCAGATTGAGACCCTCAAGAAAGAGGCAGAGGAGCGAGAAAAGACCCGTGGCCCTGATGAGCCACCCATGGAGGTGGATGACGACGTCACAGATCTCAAGCTTCGTTACTTCGAACAGCAGATTACCTTGGCCAATCACGATTACAAATACCTCGAGGTTTGCAAGAACTACCGGGAAGTCCTGGACACGGAAGCAGTTGAGAACAACCCAGAGCACCTGCGCGCC TCACTGGCCCGCATTGTGTACTACGTTGTCCTGTCTCCCTACGATAATGAACAATCAGACCTCTTGCACCGCATCAAGCAAGACTCGCGATTGTCACAAGTTCCCGAGGAATCCCGCTTGCTGAAGCTTTTCACTATCCCCGAGTTGATGCGCTGGCCTATGGTCGCCGAGCAGTTCGGCCCTCACCTGTGCAACACCGATGTGTTCGACGCCGAAGTGAAGCAGTCTATCGATAATCAAGCAAACCAGAGGTGGAAAGACCTGCGGAAGCGGGTCATCGAGCATAATGTCCGTGTAGTGGCCAAGTACTACACTCGCATTCAGATGGGCCGTCTGACCCAGCTTTTGGATCTGACCGAGGAAGAGACGGAAAAGTTCATTAGCGACCTGGTCACGTCGAAGACCATCTATGCTAAGATCGACCGACCCGCGCGGTTGGTCAACTTTGCCAAGCCCCGGGATGCTGATGACGTTCTGAACGAGTGGAGCAGCGACATGAAGAATCTGCTGGGCCTGCTCGAGCGGATCGATCATCTGATCACCAAGGAGGAGATGATGGCTCGTATCCAGCCCACTCGCAGTGACATGGGCAAGGCGCATTGA
- a CDS encoding Dihydrofolate reductase, producing the protein MAPNPSTSTRQPLKLLMLHGYTQSGSLFSAKSRALTKSIQKAFPLHEVSAIYPTAPIRLLPSDIPGYEPSSESNPDDEIESYGWWRRSNTADPPLYTGLEEGFAAVARTLKEEGPFDGVIGFSQGAALAAMVAALLEPGRKASFEHFSKISTDGAAGIEIPAPFGEEEFQHPQLKFAICYSGFRSPGARYRAFYEEPAIQTPVLHVLGSLDALVEESRSRALIEACAGEPEKEGLVVWHPGGHFLPSQRPYLDAAVRFIREQLERSNGGNDKGKEEEEDVNDMDLPF; encoded by the coding sequence ATGGCCCCCAACCCGTCAACCTCGACGCGTCAACCGCTCAAACTACTCATGCTTCACGGCTACACGCAGTCCGGTAGCCTCTTCAGCGCCAAAAGCCGTGCCCTGACAAAAAGTATCCAAAAGGCCTTTCCCCTGCACGAAGTCTCCGCCATCTACCCAACAGCCCCCATCCGCCTCCTGCCCTCGGACATCCCAGGCTACGAGCCCTCCTCGGAAAGCAACCCTGACGATGAAATTGAATCATACGGCTGGTGGCGACGCTCCAACACCGCAGACCCACCGTTATACACCGGTCTCGAAGAAGGGTTTGCAGCAGTAGCTCGCACACTGAAAGAAGAAGGTCCCTTCGATGGCGTGATCGGGTTCTCGCAGGGCGCTGCACTGGCTGCCATGGTCGCGGCGCTGCTGGAGCCCGGCCGGAAGGCGTCATTCGAGCACTTTTCTAAGATAAGCACTGATGGCGCGGCGGGGATTGAGATTCCGGCGCCCTTTGGTGAGGAGGAGTTCCAGCATCCGCAGCTCAAGTTTGCTATCTGTTACTCTGGATTCAGGTCGCCTGGGGCCCGGTATAGGGCTTTCTATGAGGAGCCTGCTATCCAGACGCCCGTGTTGCATGTGCTTGGGTCTTTGGATGCTCTTGTTGAGGAGTCGAGAAGTCGGGCTTTGATTGAGGCTTGTGCTGGTGAGCCCGAGAAGGAGGGGCTGGTTGTTTGGCATCCTGGTGGTCACTTTTTGCCAAGTCAGCGGCCGTATCTCGATGCTGCTGTGCGGTTCATTCGGGAGCAGTTGGAGCGTAGTAACGGAGGGAATGATAAGgggaaggaggaggaagaggatgtcAATGATATGGATTTGCCGTTTTGA
- a CDS encoding 40S ribosomal protein eS27 has translation MVLAVDLLNPTPQAEARKHKLKTLVPQPRSFFMDVKCPGCFTITTVFSHAQTVVICAGCSTVLCQPTGGKARLTEGCSFRRK, from the exons ATG GTTCTCGCGGTCGATCTCCTCAACCCCACCCCCCAGGCCGAGGCCCGTAAGCACAAGCTTAAG ACCCTCGTGCCCCAGCCCCGCTCCTTCTTCATGGACGTCAAGTGCCCCGGTTGCTTCACCATCACCACCGTCTTCTCGCACGCCCAGACCGTCGTCATCTGCGCCGGTTGCTCGACCGTCCTCTGCCAGCCCACCGGTGGTAAGGCCCGTCTGACCGAGGGCTGCTCTTTCCGCCGCAAGTAA
- a CDS encoding CDP-alcohol phosphatidyltransferase, with product MVYIRQHELANLKNYKYVGIDHSPVSRYILKPFYTNYVIRCFPMGMAPNAITLTGFMFVVINFLTVMWYNPNLDTDCPPWVYVSCAIGLFLYQTFDAVDGMQARRTRQSGPLGELFDHSVDACNTGLSVLVFAAAMNMGQSWMTFIALFGSTMTFYVQTWDEYYTQVLTLGVISGPVEGILTICLVYLITAYMGGGSFWHQPMLETIGVPKPGFLPSQVYNLPFTYWYLGYGSLMLCLAIGSSIMNVMKVCRKRGQDPVGPLCGLLPLAVIWTLIPAYLYLQPVILENYTIPFGVFVSLINAYSVGRIIIGHLTQTSFPYQNILLYPLALGVLDSVGAMVGLWSAPVLGFGVGQVAFTFGLLGLAVGVYGSFVFDIITTICDYVDIWCLTIKYPFVEETERKTGVSKKTK from the exons ATGGTGTACATCCGGCAACACGAATTGGCGAATCTGAAGAACTACAAATATGTTGGAATCGACCATTCGCCTGTCAGTCGGTATATCTTGAAGCCGTTCTACACCAATTACGTGATTCGCTGCTTCCCCATGGGAATGGC ACCCAACGCC ATTACTCTCACCGGATTTATGTTCGTGGTAATTAATTTCCTCACCGTTATGTGGTACAACCCGAACTTGGATACGGACTGCCCACCATGGGTCTATGTCAGTTGTGCGATTGGCTTGTTCCTGTACCAGACCTTCGATGCCGTAGATGGCATGCAGGC ACGGAGGACGAGACAGAGTGGCCCGCTGGGTGAGCTCTTTGATCACA GTGTCGACGCATGCAACACCGGTCTCAGCGTATTGGTTTTCGCGGCGGCAATGAACATGGGCCAGTCCTGGATGACCTTTATTGCTCTATTCGGAT CAACAATGACCTTCTACGTTCAAACATGGGATGAATACTATACGCAAGTCCTCACCTTGGGCGTGATTTCCGGTCCCGTCGAGGGCATCCTCACCATATGCCTCGTCTACCTGATCACCGCCTACATGGGCGGCGGCAGTTTCTGGCACCAGCCCATGCTGGAAACCATCGGGGTGCCGAAGCCGGGCTTCCTCCCAAGCCAGGTGTACAACCTGCCCTTTACATATTGGTATCTTGGATATGGCTCCCTCATGCTCTGCTTAGCCATCGGCTCGAGTATCATGAACGTCATGAAGGTGTGTCGCAAGCGAGGCCAGGACCCCGTCGGGCCGCTGTGTGGCCTCCTGCCCTTGGCGGTCATCTGGACTCTCATTCCCGCCTACCTATACCTGCAGCCAGTGATTCTGGAAAACTACACCATTCCCTTTGGAGTGTTTGTAAGTCTTATCAATGCCTACTCTGTGGGCCGCATTATCATCGGCCACCTCACTCAGACGAGTTTCCCCTACCAAAATATCCTGCTGTACCCGCTCGCTTTGGGTGTTTTGGACAGCGTGGGTGCGATGGTCGGCTTGTGGTCTGCCCCCGTGCTTGGGTTTGGTGTTGGGCAGGTGGCATTCACATTTGGGTTATTGGGACTGGCTGTCGGTGTGTACGGTAGCTTCGTG TTCGACATTATCACCACGATATGCGACTACGTCGATATCTGGTGCCTCACAATCAAGTACCCGTTCGTCGAGGAGACCGAGCGCAAGACCGGCGTGTCGAAGAAGACCAAATAA
- a CDS encoding NIPSNAP yields the protein MLGPRAARSGRSVTSLLRPFSSSAVAYRSPSIRDITAQSTEEYLRRQKEFRENLEQARLRREQQESQSVNASASSTSPSRDDQHQEAAAKRGPLSSLIYGTKEGQHFDKDMERSFSQVLARGKYVHSIVMHDVKPDKVDEYVELVGQWYPRMAGAEENRVNLVGSWRTQVGDNDTFVHIWEYQRYEGYHESLHSISEHPEFRDFDRKLKSLIKSKRTSLMQEFSFWPTTPPRRLGGLFELRSYTLHPGNLLEWETHWRRGLTARREVMEGVGAWFVQIGELNTVHHLWQFANLEERKICLGFSSRCRGALSAKLMLRGALTDIGLAITLIPFLSGCMLLGY from the exons ATGTTAGGTCCACGCGCAGCTCGCTCAGGACGATCGGTGACTTCACTCTTGCGACCATTCAGCTCGTCAGCTGTGGCCTATCGTTCTCCCTCCATTCGAGATATTACTGCCCAGTCGACCGAGGAATACCTCAGACGACAGAAAGAGTTCCGTGAGAACTTGGAACAGGCTCGGCTGAGAAGAGAACAGCAAGAGAGTCAGTCTGTCAACgcttctgcttcttcaacttccccTTCCC GGGATGACCAGCATCAAGAAGCTGCGGCCAAACGTGGCCCTCTGTCCTCGCTCATCTACGGCACCAAGGAAGGCCAACATTTCGACAAGGATATGGAGCGCTCCTTCTCACAGGTTCTAGCACGCGGCAAATACGTCCATTCGATCGTGATGCACGACGTTAAGCCCGACAAGGTTGATGAATACGTGGAACTGGTGGGCCAGTGGTACCCCCGTATGGCAGGTGCCGAGGAGAACCGTGTCAACTTGGTGGGCAGCTGGCGGACGCAAGTGGGTGACAATGATACCTTTG TCCATATCTGGGAATACCAACGGTATGAAGGATACCATGAATCTCTTCACTCCATCTCGGAACACCCGGAGTTCCGTGATTTCGATCGCAAACTCAAAAGCCTGATTAAGAGCAAACGGACTTCGTTGATGCAGGAGTTCTCGTTCTGGCCCACAACCCCGCCTCGTCGTCTCGGTGGACTGTTTGAGCTTCGATCGTACACACTGCATCCGGGTAATCTCCTAGAGTGGGAGACACACTGGCGTCGTGGCCTTACAGCTCGTCGTGAGGTGATGGAAGGTGTAGGCGCATGGTTTGTACAAATCGGCGAATTAAACACAGTACACCACCTGTGGCAGTTTGCCAACTTGGAGGAGCGCAAGATCTGCC TCGGATTCTCGTCCCGATGCCGTGGAGCCCTGTCGGCTAAATT GATGTTGCGAGGTGCGTTGACCGATATTGGTCTTGCTATTACCCTTATTCCCTTTCTGTCGGGATGCATGCTATTGGGATACTAG
- a CDS encoding FMN-binding split barrel-like protein — protein MAESVNPPLSYEASATTTHPHVATSLPSEVVSCLKNSRFLHLATCDDKTPHISLMSYTYLPSTPFDPRPTIIMTTNPASRKTNHLLSNPRVSLLVHDWVSHRPPTRAPVQGERDGSPPPAATRSSLASLLLNLNTSALSSISTTITGEAQFLEPGSEEESWCKARHLENNTFEEEEINLFGQQQQQQDPNARRPSVSIDTDVRVVTVRVTEGRIADWKGGVRDWVLLPAEQQGSGLVNGVASS, from the exons ATGGCCGAATCAGTCAATCCCCCGCTGTCTTACGAGGCATCGGCGACCACCACTCATCCCCATGTCGCTACCTCATTGCCATCCGAGGTCGTTTCGTGTCTGAAGAACTCCCGCTTC CTGCACTTGGCAACATGCGATGATAAAACACCCCACATCTCACTTATGTCCTACACCTATCTCCCCTCGACACCATTTGACCCGCGCCCCACCATCATCATGACCACGAACCCCGCATCGCGGAAAACAAACCACCTGTTGTCCAACCCGCGGGTCTCACTGCTGGTCCACGACTGGGTGTCGCATCGCCCACCTACCCGGGCTCCAGTGCAGGGTGAGCGTGATGGCTCCCCACCACCCGCTGCTACCCGCTCGTCTCTGGCCAGCCTGCTGCTTAACCTGAACACCAGCGCGCTCTCCAGCATCTCAACTACCATAACGGGCGAGGCACAGTTCTTAGAGCCCGGCTCCGAAGAGGAGTCATGGTGCAAGGCTCGTCATTTGGAGAATAACACTttcgaggaagaggagatcaaTCTCTTCggccagcagcagcagcaacaggaTCCTAACGCCAGACGGCCTAGCGTTTCCATTGATACCGATGTGCGGGTTGTTACTGTAAGAGTCACCGAGGGTCGTATTGCAGATTGGAAGGGTGGTGTGCGCGACTGGGTCCTGCTTCCTGCTGAGCAGCAGGGCTCTGGGCTGGTCAATGGTGTAGCCTCTTCATAG
- a CDS encoding Octanoyltransferase, producing MRLAHLHLPHTTPFGRVSHLQQTLTTRLLAHKKLASPGSIFSQDPSNQSTTLAKALPPPPDPTIITFTPNPVYTTGRRDLPPSNTSPPSTTNPTLFSLPPALEPIRSLFTLDGHQPAKAEYHPTLRGGQTTYHGPGQMVAYTILDLKRLGLTPRCHIRVLENSVIDLLKSYGVEGFTTEDPGVWVQPVAGSGSLQPRKITAVGVHLRRNISSFGIGLNVTDEPMWFFKQIVACGLEGKEATSLQGVGVPGLEVGDVAAAFVEKFVNRVNADFACGENSRGEKIDEVYRVREEDLLTDVQH from the coding sequence ATGAGACTCGCGcacctccacctcccccACACAACGCCCTTCGGCCGCGTTTCGCACCTCCAACAAACCCTCACAACTCGCCTCCTCGCGCACAAAAAGCTCGCCTCCCCAGGCTCAATTTTCTCACAAGATCCGAGCAACCAAAGCACCACACTAGCAAAAGCTCTACCCCCACCACCAGACCCAACAATCATCACTTTCACCCCAAACCCTGTCTACACCACCGGCCGTCGCGACCTCCCACCTTCAAACACAAGCCCACCCTCCACAACCAACCCCACCCTCTTCTCTCTACCACCAGCCCTCGAGCCAATTCGCTCCCTCTTCACACTGGACGGTCACCAACCCGCAAAGGCAGAGTACCACCCAACTCTTCGCGGCGGACAGACAACTTATCACGGGCCGGGCCAGATGGTCGCGTATACGATCCTGGATCTCAAGCGACTTGGTCTAACGCCCCGGTGCCACATCCGTGTTTTGGAGAATAGCGTCATCGACCTACTGAAGAGCTACGGAGTTGAAGGGTTTACAACGGAAGATCCGGGGGTGTGGGTGCAGCCCGTTGCAGGATCAGGATCCTTGCAACCGAGGAAAATCACGGCAGTGGGGGTTCATCTGCGACGCAATATCAGCAGTTTTGGAATCGGCCTTAATGTTACGGATGAGCCGATGTGGTTCTTTAAGCAGATCGTGGCTTGTGGGCTGGAGGGCAAAGAGGCAACTAGTCTGCAGGGTGTGGGTGTTCCGGGATTAGAGGTTGGGGATGTTGCAGCTGCGTTTGTTGAGAAGTTTGTTAATCGGGTCAACGCGGATTTCGCCTGTGGGGAGAATTCGCGGGGGGAGAAGATTGACGAGGTTTATCGGGTCCGGGAGGAAGATTTGCTAACTGATGTCCAGCATTGA
- a CDS encoding GTPase Rho2, which produces MQLCGRQKVVQRKMVLLGDGACGKTSALNVFTRGFFPTVYEPTVFENYVHDIFVDKIHVELSLWDTAGQEEFDRLRALSYEDTHVLMLCFSVDSPDSFENVSSKWITEINENCPGVRVVLTALKCDLRKDEEMNDNPNSISFDQGLAKAKEIGAVKYLECSAVQNRGIRESFYEAAKVALEVNAGGGSSSAPDLSILSFSARSKVFDHLFTAFHSQFRGTSDHTVQPPSTALSLYYTSRA; this is translated from the exons ATGCAGCTGTGCGGCCGACAGAAGGTGGTTCAGCGCAAGATGGTGCTGCT AGGTGATGGAGCCTGCGGCAAGACATCTGCGCTGAATGTGTTCACTCGTGG ATTCTTTCCGACGGTCTA TGAACCTACAGTTTTTG AGAACTACGTGCATG ATATCTTCGTCGACAAAATACATGTGGAGCTCTCGCTATGGGATACCGCCGGCCAAGAGGAGTTCGACCGACTGCGCGCGTTGTCCTACGAGGACACACATGTGTTGATGCTCTGCTTCAGT GTCGACAGCCCTGACTCTTTCGAGAACGTGTCGTCGAAATGGATCACCGAGATTAATGAGAATTGTCCGGGCGTGCGTGTGGTTCTGACAGCACTCAAATGCGATCTGCGCAAGGACGAAGAGATGAACGACAACCCCAACTCCATCAGCTTCGATCAAGGCCTAGCCAAGGCAAAGGAGATTGGCGCCGTGAAGTACCTGG AATGCTCCGCAGTCCAAAATCGTGGCATCAGAGAAAGCTTCTACGAGGCTGCGAAGGTTGCCCTCGAGGTTAACGCGGGTGGGGGCTCGTCCTCCG CTCCAGATCTCTCTATTCTGAGCTTTTCAGCGAG ATCCAAAGTTTTCGATCATTTGTTCACCGCCTTTCACTCACAGTTTAGAGGTACATCGG ACCACACAGTCCAGCCACCAAGCACAGCTCTCTCTCTATACTATACCAGCCGAG CATGA